In Dioscorea cayenensis subsp. rotundata cultivar TDr96_F1 unplaced genomic scaffold, TDr96_F1_v2_PseudoChromosome.rev07_lg8_w22 25.fasta BLBR01001640.1, whole genome shotgun sequence, the following proteins share a genomic window:
- the LOC120256780 gene encoding uncharacterized protein LOC120256780: protein MENFDAELHNAITMPNPNPNPNPNPNPSFGEASVVATVTTTKKKKKKKKVLKERLSPPPSEDAWQWRRGGEVMLEGYVEPVEGLGDGGSEGVDGAVGRTKSLTDEDLEELKGCLDLGFGFNYDEIPELCSTLPALELCYSMSQRFLDEQHQVKVVEEASGEVVECSSTNSAPIANWKISSPGDNPDEVKARLKYWAQAVACTVRLCN from the exons ATGGAGAACTTCGATGCCGAGCTCCACAACGCCATTACGATGCCAAACCCTAATccgaaccctaaccctaaccctaaccctagtttCGGTGAAGCGTCGGTGGTCGCCACCGTCACCActaccaagaagaagaagaagaagaagaaggtcttGAAGGAACGGTTGTCTCCTCCACCGTCGGAAGACGCGTGGCAGTGGCGGCGAGGCGGTGAGGTGATGCTGGAGGGATACGTTGAGCCTGTGGAAGGACTTGGGGATGGAGGATCAGAGGGTGTAGATGGGGCGGTGGGGAGGACTAAGAGCTTGACGGATGAGGACCTTGAGGAATTGAAAGGGTGCTTGGATCTCGGTTTTGGGTTTAACTATGACGAGATCCCGGAGCTTTGTTCGACGTTGCCGGCTCTGGAACTTTGTTACTCGATGAGCCAGAGATTTCTGGACGAGCAGCACCAGGTGAAGGTGGTGGAAGAGGCGTCTGGGGAGGTTGTGGAGTGCTCGTCGACGAATTCGGCCCCGATTGCTAACTGGAAGATCTCCAGCCCGG GGGACAATCCAGATGAAGTTAAAGCAAGGCTGAAGTACTGGGCCCAGGCAGTGGCATGCACAGTTAGATTATGCAACTGA
- the LOC120256782 gene encoding ATP-dependent (S)-NAD(P)H-hydrate dehydratase, with the protein MLVSSSSSAVLRRQLFLIRCLGGGVGQSHKKIRRVNCSSMVAMEADAEHVIRKITPLLDPIRHKGQAGKVAIIGGCREYTGAPYFAAISALKIGADLSHVFCTKDAAAVIKSYSPELIVHPVLEESYNIRDDEKESVSAKVLAEVVKWMERFDCLVVGPGLGRDPFLLDCVSSILRHARQSNVPMVIDGDGLFLVTNNLDLVSGYSLAVLTPNVNEYKRLIEKVLNCEVDNEDASLQLLSLARSIGGVTILRKGKSDLISDGEIVKSVSIFGSPRRCGGQGDILSGSVAVFSSWARLHVSSMKESADCNSQNPMVLGSVAGSALLRKAASLAFVNNKRATLTTDIIECLGASLESISPAES; encoded by the exons ATGTTggtgtcttcttcttcttcagctgTGTTGAGGAGGCAGCTTTTCTTGATTAGGTGCTTGGGTGGTGGTGTTGGTCAGAGCCACAAGAAGATTCGAAGAGTTAATTGCTCAAGTATGGTGGCTATGGAAGCTGATGCTGAACATGTTATAAGAAAGATCACCCCTTTGTTGGATCCCATTAGGCATAAGGGTCAAGCAG GGAAAGTGGCCATTATTGGTGGATGCCGTGAATACACAGGCGCTCCATATTTCGCTGCTATATCAGCACTTAAAATT GGTGCAGATTTATCACATGTTTTCTGTACAAAAGATGCTGCAGCAGTTATCAAAAGCTACAGCCCTGAGCTGATTGTTCATCCGGTGCTAGAAGAATCGTATAATATAAG AGATGATGAGAAAGAGTCAGTTTCTGCTAAGGTTCTTGCAGAAGTTGTCAAGTGGATGGAAAGATTTGATTGCCTTGTGGTTGGTCCAGGTCTTGGAAGAGACCCATTTCTTTTG GATTGTGTGAGTAGCATCTTGAGGCATGCTCGACAATCAAATGTCCCTATGGTCATTGATGGG GATGGTCTCTTTCTTGTGACAAATAACCTTGATCTAGTTAGTGGATACTCCTTAGCTGTTCTGACACCTAATGTTAATGAATATAAGCGTCTTATAGAAAAGGTCTTAAATTGTGAAGTGGACAATGAAGACGCTTCCCTGCAATTGCTTTCTCTTGCGAGAAG CATCGGAGGTGTAACTATACTCCGGAAAGGCAAGTCTGACCTTATTAGTGATGGTGAAATAG TTAAAAGTGTGAGCATTTTTGGTTCTCCCCGGCGTTGTGGCGGTCAAGGTGATATTCTTTCTGGCAG TGTTGCTGTATTTTCATCTTGGGCCCGACTGCATGTATCATCTATGAAAGAATCAGCAGATTGCAA CTCGCAAAACCCAATGGTTCTCGGGAGCGTAGCGGGCTCTGCACTTTTGAGGAAAGCTGCATCCTTAGCTTTTGTGAACAACAAAAGAGCAACCCTTACAACTGATATTATCGAGTGCTTGGGTGCAAG CTTGGAAAGTATCAGCCCTGCTGAATCATAA